Proteins from a single region of Pseudarthrobacter sp. NIBRBAC000502772:
- a CDS encoding Ig-like domain-containing protein, with amino-acid sequence MKLRRTARATNLRATNPRAGKGAGWTTRRGILHSRGVAGTALAAAVVVLVTGAIIYPGFKTTEVELNDGGVWVVSKSKNAVGRLNYPSRVLDGAVTPASTTFDILQSAGDVFVDDETGSTLNQVSPANMRLGGDKQLPGSADVSFGASVISVTDAGKGKVWALSPSSVNSFDEESSEPVLTASQGTVSAVGADDRIYSADPKTGAVTVTTVNADGEPTSTDSSTWGELKGAGDLQITVVGDKPVVLDAAAGKLFLPGGKRLQLENARDAKLQQGGPASDFVAVSTQKALLKQPLDGSTAKTVTFDGEGVPAAPVQLAGCVHAAWSGANKYVRDCTNDADDKNVDVPKASASPSYVFRVNRDLVVLNDVNSGNVWLVNQNMQLVNNWDDVIPPKETSDDADKDSADEVQQTVLPDRTKPNSAPVAKPDTFGIRAGRTAILPVLDNDTDPDGDILTVRAPDPIKSGLLAPIYGSTGFQVSVPADKTGSETFKYTVDDGRGLTASSDVTLNIIPPGENSAPRQKPNRNTTLVVQAGKIVSQNILTDWTDPDGDDLYVVSATGSDHRDQVKARPDGLLTFQDAGTETGRKVVTVTVSDGQSTAEGKVTVDVRAPGALPPIANADHVVAVAGVDTVIAPLKNDSDPQGGVLRLAQITPDGNSTAAMGADQQTFTFNSTAEGAHYVSYLVTNGPASAQQLVRVDVVSGDGDGAPVAVRDTALLPSGGNVLVDVLGNDSDPSGGVLVVQSVTAADGLPVTVSVLDHSVVRITDIRAEGQLNVKYTISNGKSSASGDIAVLVVPAPAKLQAPQAKPDEVSVRVGDVVTIPVLENDTDPNGGKLTLEPVLPQKPDDADGRLFRAGNTLRFIAGDLPKTAYAIYKVTNESGQSDSQQVTIRIRARDDERNTRPEPKNLTARVVSGMAVRIPVPLDGIDSDGDSVHLIGVDKAPAMGTAVVKDGYLEFTATGSAAGTDTFTYRVRDRIGAENTGTVIVGIAPPEPNNQKPIAVDDSVDVRPGRKIAVDALSNDSDPDGDPIGLVADAFEARPELGVETADGGRVLLTAPGAAGNESVGYKIQDDKKAQGSAVIRVRVNPDATLKAPIAKDDVITPAETLGKSAVDAPVLKNDSDPDGVASELKVSLPDGNPNARVGGDGNVVVSLVPADQLVPYTVTDVDGQTATAVIWVPGQGEEHPTLARTDVVEVMAGKEITLDLNEYVRVREGRTPQITQADKVQVQGADPQNIIGGNARTLRYAALKDYVGPGSVTFEVTDGSGPEDPQGLKSTLTVMTKVIPDPNANHEPTFSGSDLEVPKAETARLELGNLARDVDAGDQEKLKFEFDGSLPEGFKATIEGQTLAVSSEPGMAAGRKGSIPLKVTDGRSGPVKASVTATVVASNRPLPTANEDVVEKANAGRTETINVLANDFNPFSDTPLKIDSVAVETGSAAGQPLVSGDSITVTPADGSKGVMVLRYTVSDKTDDPSRQVIGRVRITVRDKPDAPSAPTATDVRSRTAVLKWAPPSDNGATITGYTVKSNTGFEQKCATTTCTLSGLTNDVKYVFTVTATNEVGDSQASAQSNEIRPDEKPSPPEAPTVKAGDKNMVINWLPAKTEGSAVKSYNLEISPPPASGIAVKNGVTGLTYTWPGLTNGVRYKVRAQALNELGPSDWSIYSSEDNPAGVPAAPAAPTSAVASAVGTTNQLRVNWTEPDTNGDAIKNYYVTMSGGGGAPQTQAIAGTVRTANFTANNSEADYTFTVQAENKAGKGAVSPASAPRRATGKLGQVSGVSATAADTGGAGRKVTVDFRRLTAAERNGSSESEVSYSYNASNGMSGPINPGQTIGGFVNGTPVSITVVANSSVAPSSNASTPASATPYGSPGTPTASGQNGGQNQKSLSFSWSSPSTATNDVAHTQINIDGRGWERVADSGSRTVNTGGFDEPHSIQVQTVNSVGTGGAIATATAQSGQARTNWDAAVNGYRTCTDAAASGQTSWRSPTNAEHTCGGVTSGYPWIYGSGPSFTVNCFIWRTVPDARGTYKWYRINSHSDGRYVGRTIQVGNTTLGEPEGHGIPQC; translated from the coding sequence ATGAAACTTCGCCGAACGGCGCGCGCCACAAATCTGCGTGCCACAAATCCGCGCGCAGGAAAGGGCGCGGGTTGGACCACCCGCCGCGGCATTCTCCACTCCCGCGGCGTTGCTGGCACGGCTCTTGCCGCTGCTGTGGTTGTCCTGGTGACCGGTGCGATCATCTATCCGGGGTTTAAGACCACTGAGGTGGAGTTGAACGACGGCGGCGTGTGGGTAGTCTCCAAGTCCAAGAATGCGGTGGGTCGGCTGAATTATCCGTCGCGGGTTTTGGATGGTGCGGTGACACCGGCGAGTACCACTTTCGATATTCTCCAGAGCGCTGGGGATGTGTTTGTGGATGATGAGACGGGTTCGACGTTGAACCAGGTTTCTCCTGCGAATATGCGTCTGGGCGGGGACAAGCAGTTGCCGGGTTCGGCGGATGTCAGCTTCGGTGCCAGCGTGATCTCGGTTACGGACGCGGGGAAGGGCAAGGTCTGGGCGCTTTCGCCGTCCAGCGTCAACAGTTTCGATGAGGAGTCATCGGAGCCGGTGCTGACTGCTTCGCAGGGCACGGTGTCTGCGGTTGGGGCCGATGACCGGATCTACAGTGCCGACCCCAAGACGGGTGCTGTCACCGTCACGACGGTCAACGCGGACGGTGAGCCAACCTCCACCGATTCGAGTACGTGGGGTGAGTTGAAGGGTGCCGGGGACCTGCAGATCACGGTGGTGGGGGATAAGCCGGTGGTGTTGGATGCTGCTGCGGGGAAGTTGTTCCTGCCGGGCGGTAAGCGGCTGCAGTTGGAGAATGCGCGGGATGCGAAGCTGCAGCAGGGCGGTCCGGCGAGTGATTTTGTGGCGGTGTCGACGCAGAAGGCGTTGTTGAAGCAGCCGCTGGATGGTTCCACGGCGAAGACGGTTACTTTTGATGGTGAGGGTGTGCCGGCGGCGCCGGTGCAGTTGGCCGGGTGTGTGCATGCTGCGTGGTCCGGGGCGAACAAGTATGTCCGTGACTGCACCAATGACGCTGATGATAAGAACGTTGACGTGCCAAAGGCGAGCGCATCGCCGTCGTACGTTTTCCGGGTGAACCGGGACCTGGTGGTCCTGAACGATGTGAATTCGGGGAATGTGTGGCTGGTGAACCAGAACATGCAGCTGGTGAACAACTGGGACGACGTCATCCCGCCGAAGGAAACCTCCGACGATGCGGACAAGGACTCCGCCGACGAAGTCCAGCAGACCGTGTTGCCGGACCGCACCAAACCCAACAGCGCACCCGTGGCCAAGCCTGACACGTTCGGGATACGGGCGGGACGGACCGCCATCCTCCCTGTGCTGGACAACGACACCGATCCCGACGGCGACATCCTCACCGTCCGCGCACCCGACCCGATCAAGTCCGGTCTCCTCGCCCCGATCTACGGTTCCACCGGCTTCCAGGTCAGCGTCCCAGCCGACAAAACCGGGTCCGAAACTTTCAAATACACGGTCGACGACGGCCGCGGCCTCACGGCCTCCTCCGACGTCACCCTCAACATCATCCCGCCGGGGGAGAACTCCGCCCCGCGGCAGAAGCCCAACCGCAACACCACCCTCGTGGTGCAGGCGGGCAAAATCGTCAGCCAGAACATCCTCACGGACTGGACGGACCCCGACGGCGACGACCTCTACGTGGTCAGCGCTACCGGGAGCGACCACCGTGACCAGGTCAAGGCCCGGCCGGACGGACTGCTCACTTTCCAGGACGCCGGCACGGAAACCGGCCGCAAAGTGGTCACCGTGACGGTCTCCGACGGCCAGTCGACCGCCGAAGGCAAAGTCACCGTGGATGTCCGCGCTCCGGGTGCGCTGCCGCCGATCGCCAACGCGGACCACGTCGTCGCCGTCGCCGGTGTGGACACTGTCATCGCACCGCTGAAGAACGATTCGGACCCCCAGGGCGGGGTTCTCCGCCTCGCCCAGATCACGCCTGACGGCAACTCCACCGCCGCCATGGGGGCGGACCAGCAGACCTTCACGTTCAACTCCACGGCCGAAGGCGCCCACTATGTGTCCTACCTCGTGACGAACGGTCCGGCCAGCGCCCAGCAGCTGGTCCGCGTCGACGTGGTTTCGGGTGACGGCGACGGCGCCCCCGTTGCTGTGCGGGACACGGCCTTGCTGCCGAGCGGCGGCAACGTTCTGGTCGACGTCCTGGGCAACGACTCGGACCCTTCCGGCGGCGTCCTGGTGGTCCAGTCCGTCACGGCGGCCGACGGCCTGCCGGTCACTGTTTCGGTGCTGGACCACTCGGTGGTCCGGATCACCGACATTCGGGCTGAGGGGCAGCTCAACGTCAAATACACGATCTCCAACGGCAAGTCCTCGGCCAGCGGCGACATCGCGGTGCTGGTGGTCCCGGCACCTGCCAAGCTCCAGGCGCCCCAGGCAAAACCGGACGAGGTCTCCGTCCGGGTCGGCGACGTCGTTACCATACCCGTTCTTGAGAACGACACCGACCCCAATGGTGGCAAGCTCACCTTGGAGCCGGTGCTTCCGCAGAAGCCCGACGACGCCGACGGCCGTCTCTTCCGCGCCGGCAACACGCTGCGCTTTATTGCCGGGGACCTGCCCAAGACGGCCTATGCGATCTACAAGGTCACCAACGAATCCGGACAGTCGGACTCCCAGCAGGTCACCATCCGCATCCGCGCACGCGATGACGAACGGAACACTCGTCCCGAGCCGAAAAACCTCACCGCCCGGGTGGTCTCCGGCATGGCAGTACGGATTCCCGTGCCTTTGGACGGCATCGATTCCGACGGCGACTCCGTACATCTGATCGGTGTGGACAAAGCGCCCGCCATGGGAACAGCAGTCGTCAAGGACGGCTACCTTGAGTTCACAGCGACCGGATCGGCTGCCGGCACGGACACGTTCACCTACCGTGTCCGGGACCGGATCGGCGCCGAGAACACCGGTACGGTCATTGTGGGCATTGCCCCGCCTGAGCCCAATAACCAGAAGCCCATTGCAGTTGACGATTCCGTCGATGTCCGGCCTGGACGCAAGATTGCCGTGGACGCCCTCAGCAACGACTCAGACCCGGACGGGGACCCCATCGGGCTTGTCGCCGACGCGTTCGAGGCCCGCCCTGAACTCGGCGTCGAGACCGCAGACGGTGGCAGGGTGTTGCTCACCGCGCCGGGCGCCGCCGGCAACGAGAGCGTCGGCTACAAGATCCAGGACGACAAAAAAGCCCAGGGCAGTGCCGTGATCCGCGTCCGGGTCAACCCGGACGCCACCCTCAAGGCCCCGATCGCCAAGGACGATGTCATCACGCCGGCCGAGACGCTGGGCAAATCCGCCGTGGACGCTCCGGTCCTGAAGAACGACTCCGACCCCGACGGTGTGGCCTCGGAACTCAAGGTCAGCCTGCCTGACGGAAACCCGAACGCCCGCGTTGGCGGTGACGGCAACGTAGTGGTCAGCCTTGTTCCGGCCGACCAGCTGGTCCCCTACACCGTCACCGACGTCGACGGCCAGACCGCCACTGCAGTCATCTGGGTGCCCGGCCAGGGCGAGGAGCACCCCACGCTGGCCCGTACCGACGTTGTGGAAGTGATGGCCGGCAAGGAAATCACCCTGGACCTCAACGAATACGTCCGCGTGCGGGAAGGCCGCACGCCGCAGATCACGCAGGCGGACAAAGTCCAGGTACAGGGTGCAGACCCCCAGAACATCATCGGCGGCAACGCCAGGACGCTGCGCTACGCTGCGCTCAAAGACTACGTTGGCCCCGGCTCTGTCACCTTCGAGGTGACAGACGGGTCCGGTCCGGAAGACCCGCAGGGGCTGAAGTCCACCCTGACCGTCATGACCAAGGTCATACCGGACCCGAACGCCAACCACGAGCCCACCTTCAGCGGAAGCGACCTGGAAGTGCCGAAGGCCGAAACAGCACGCCTGGAGCTGGGCAACCTTGCCAGGGATGTGGATGCCGGCGATCAGGAAAAACTCAAATTCGAGTTCGACGGGTCCCTGCCGGAGGGCTTCAAGGCAACGATAGAGGGGCAGACGCTGGCCGTGAGCTCCGAGCCGGGCATGGCCGCCGGCCGGAAGGGAAGCATCCCCTTGAAAGTGACGGACGGGCGGTCCGGACCCGTCAAAGCCTCGGTGACGGCCACCGTCGTTGCCTCCAACCGGCCGTTGCCCACCGCCAATGAAGACGTCGTTGAGAAGGCCAACGCCGGCCGGACCGAGACCATCAATGTCCTTGCCAACGACTTCAACCCGTTCAGTGACACCCCGCTGAAGATCGACTCCGTCGCCGTGGAAACCGGATCCGCTGCAGGGCAACCGCTCGTCAGCGGGGACTCCATCACGGTGACGCCCGCGGACGGATCCAAGGGCGTGATGGTGCTGCGCTACACGGTCTCGGACAAGACCGATGATCCGTCGCGCCAGGTGATTGGCCGGGTCCGCATCACGGTCCGGGACAAACCGGACGCCCCCTCGGCCCCCACGGCCACGGACGTGCGCAGCCGGACGGCTGTGCTCAAGTGGGCGCCGCCGTCGGACAACGGTGCCACCATCACCGGCTATACGGTCAAATCCAACACCGGCTTCGAACAAAAATGCGCCACCACCACCTGCACTCTCAGCGGGCTGACAAACGACGTGAAGTATGTCTTCACTGTGACCGCCACCAACGAGGTGGGAGACTCCCAGGCGTCAGCGCAGTCGAACGAAATCCGGCCGGACGAAAAGCCTTCTCCGCCGGAGGCGCCCACCGTTAAGGCGGGGGACAAGAACATGGTGATCAACTGGCTGCCGGCCAAGACTGAAGGCTCTGCCGTCAAGAGCTACAACCTCGAGATCTCCCCGCCGCCCGCCAGCGGGATCGCCGTAAAGAACGGGGTCACCGGACTTACCTACACTTGGCCCGGCCTGACCAACGGCGTCCGCTACAAGGTGCGCGCCCAGGCTCTCAACGAGCTCGGCCCGTCCGACTGGAGCATCTACTCCTCCGAAGACAACCCCGCCGGCGTGCCCGCTGCGCCAGCGGCACCGACCTCCGCCGTGGCATCTGCAGTGGGAACCACCAACCAGCTGCGGGTGAACTGGACAGAACCCGATACAAACGGCGACGCAATCAAGAACTACTACGTCACGATGAGCGGCGGCGGCGGCGCGCCGCAGACCCAGGCCATCGCCGGTACGGTGCGGACCGCCAACTTCACGGCGAACAACTCCGAAGCGGATTACACCTTTACGGTCCAGGCCGAAAACAAGGCAGGAAAGGGCGCCGTCAGTCCGGCGTCGGCCCCCCGCCGCGCCACAGGCAAACTCGGCCAGGTTTCAGGAGTCAGTGCCACCGCGGCCGACACCGGAGGAGCCGGACGGAAGGTGACGGTGGACTTCCGGCGGCTCACCGCGGCCGAACGCAATGGCTCGTCCGAGAGCGAAGTCAGCTACAGCTACAACGCGAGCAACGGGATGAGCGGCCCCATCAACCCCGGACAGACCATTGGAGGATTTGTCAACGGCACTCCGGTGAGCATCACGGTGGTCGCCAATTCCTCCGTTGCACCCAGCTCCAACGCCAGCACTCCCGCGTCCGCGACGCCGTACGGATCCCCTGGCACGCCCACAGCTTCCGGACAGAACGGCGGCCAGAACCAGAAGTCTTTGAGCTTCAGCTGGAGTTCTCCGTCCACGGCGACGAACGACGTCGCCCACACACAGATCAACATTGACGGCCGGGGCTGGGAAAGGGTCGCGGATTCGGGAAGCCGGACGGTGAACACCGGCGGCTTCGACGAACCGCACTCGATCCAGGTGCAAACCGTGAATTCTGTGGGGACCGGTGGCGCCATTGCCACTGCCACGGCGCAGTCCGGCCAGGCCAGGACTAACTGGGACGCCGCGGTCAACGGTTACCGCACCTGCACGGACGCGGCTGCCTCCGGGCAAACCTCGTGGCGGTCGCCGACGAACGCGGAACACACCTGCGGTGGTGTGACAAGTGGCTATCCGTGGATCTACGGCTCCGGCCCGTCCTTCACCGTCAACTGCTTCATATGGCGGACTGTGCCGGATGCCCGCGGCACCTACAAGTGGTACCGCATCAATTCGCATTCTGACGGCCGTTATGTGGGCCGGACCATTCAGGTCGGCAATACCACCCTGGGCGAGCCCGAGGGCCATGGGATCCCGCAATGCTGA
- a CDS encoding adenylate/guanylate cyclase domain-containing protein, which translates to MNDEDQRDEADLPAPAVPETAHPATGTLSPERVAAKALEARLLGGERKLRRREVAAGAGLSLLSARKLWRALGFPNFGDEDVAFTERDQAALSTVVDLVRTGVLTEEAAISVTRSIGQMTDRMVVWQIEALVEDMVHEQGVTDAVARKRLVKELPSLLDALEEMLVYSWRRQLNAGVQRLAVRAEAGLQASEEGRDGDEDDAPLPLARAVGFADLVSYTSLSRRMNEKTLARLVQRFENKCAEIISVGGGRLVKTVGDEVLYIAETPAAGAEISLALAQAFTEDEILPEARVAMVWGRILSRLGDIYGPTVNLAARLTTLADPGTVLIDSMTASALDQDKRFILVPQPAENVRGFGEIHPVLLARGQGKGLVLD; encoded by the coding sequence ATGAACGATGAGGACCAGCGGGACGAAGCGGACCTGCCGGCTCCCGCCGTGCCCGAAACCGCCCACCCGGCGACAGGCACACTCTCTCCGGAACGGGTGGCTGCCAAGGCTCTCGAGGCCCGGCTGCTGGGCGGCGAACGGAAGCTGCGGCGCCGTGAGGTGGCCGCCGGTGCAGGGCTGTCCCTCCTTTCTGCCCGGAAGCTGTGGCGTGCCCTCGGCTTCCCGAACTTCGGCGACGAAGACGTCGCCTTCACCGAACGGGATCAGGCTGCGCTGTCCACCGTGGTTGATCTGGTCCGCACCGGGGTGCTGACCGAAGAAGCCGCCATCTCCGTGACCCGGTCCATCGGACAGATGACGGACCGCATGGTGGTCTGGCAGATCGAGGCCCTGGTGGAGGACATGGTCCACGAGCAGGGCGTCACGGACGCTGTGGCCCGCAAGCGGCTGGTGAAGGAACTGCCCTCCCTGCTGGACGCCCTGGAGGAGATGCTGGTCTATTCGTGGCGGCGGCAGCTCAATGCCGGCGTGCAACGCCTGGCCGTACGCGCCGAGGCCGGCCTGCAGGCCAGCGAAGAAGGCCGCGACGGCGATGAAGACGACGCCCCGCTGCCGCTGGCCCGTGCCGTCGGCTTTGCTGACCTGGTTTCGTATACGAGTCTCTCCCGCCGGATGAATGAAAAGACCCTCGCCCGGCTGGTCCAGCGCTTTGAGAACAAATGCGCCGAGATCATTTCCGTTGGCGGCGGGCGGCTGGTCAAGACGGTAGGCGACGAAGTCCTGTATATCGCGGAAACTCCGGCTGCCGGAGCCGAGATCTCGCTGGCCCTGGCACAGGCGTTCACCGAAGACGAGATCCTGCCGGAAGCTCGGGTGGCGATGGTCTGGGGCAGGATACTGTCCCGGCTGGGGGACATCTACGGACCCACGGTCAACCTCGCCGCCCGGCTCACCACGTTGGCGGATCCGGGAACGGTCCTGATCGACTCCATGACCGCGTCCGCGCTGGACCAGGACAAGCGCTTCATTCTCGTTCCGCAGCCTGCTGAAAATGTCCGCGGGTTCGGCGAAATCCATCCCGTGCTCCTGGCACGCGGACAAGGAAAAGGCCTGGTCCTCGACTAG